The sequence GAGTGCAGGTAACAGAAATTTCACGTTATCGTTAAAGGAGCGTTTTAGTATAAAGTTCAGATAGTTGTTACTCATTAAAAACATTGTCACAGCTAAAATCCATGTTAGAATTTGAGGAGTGCTATATCCGTAATGCGGGAGGTTGAACGAAAATGGAATTATAAAAAGTAAGGGAATATAATTGAAAGCCGAGAATTTCGACTTTATCAGCAGGTAATTTACAATGGTGCTTTTCTCTATAGGAAGATGTAGAAAGGGCTTTATGGAAATTACCGGTAAAGACTGCATCATAAATCTCACGAATAAATCCATGCCGAAATATGTTAGCAGAAAAGAGTTCACAATTACAAGGGGGTCGCCACTAATTCCTATATCTTCTTCCAATATCCTCGGAAGAAGAAAGCCTAATGAGGCAAATACTGCTGCAAAGTAAAGAACAAAAAATCCCAACAGTAAATTGATGAAAATATTTTTGTTTCTCAGGCGCGACCGGAAAGATTCCTTTCTGCTAAGGGAAAAAAGTTCTAAGATCATGGGTTAATAATTTAGGTTTATAAATTTAGAATTATTTTGATTTTAATATCTTAATAAAATCCTAATTTTTAAGTGTTTATTAATTAGGGAGTTTAACTTATATACAGAAAGGATTATTGCTGGTAATAGTTGTAATTATTTACAACAAACACCGGACAGGTGATTGTTTGTCATGAAAAATTAATTGTTTGTCATTGCACTGGGCGTTTAGTCATTAAAAATTTGCAGGCTTTGTGATTTGCCGCATATTTGCAGAGTAAAAACAAGGGAATTGTAGAGATACAAGTTTTTCATAGTAAGATTTTGGGTTAGTTAGAAAAGGTTCTTCAGTCGGAGAACCTTTTTTTTGTCTCATTTTTTTAGACAGCCTCATGAGTTTTGGAGATAGAGTGTTGAATCAGCTCAAATATTTAACTCTAAACTTAACAATTAAACTCAGTGAACGTATCAGCATCCAAACGGTAAAAGCAATCCATATACCGTAGAGTTTAAGGTCAAAGTAGTCTGAAATATAAATTGTGGGAGCAAAACCAATGAAAGTTGCTGCTATAAGTACATTCCTAAGATATTTGGCTTCTCCCAGACCTTTAAAAATACCGTCAAAGGTAAATGCGAGGGCATTTATGGGTTGCATGGCTATTACCATCCAGAAAATGCTGTAGAAAATATTTAACACTTCACGGTCGGCGATAAATATTCGGCCAATTGTATAGTAGCCAACAGTATAAAGTGCACCGAGAACCACAGCAACAAAAACACTGTATTTACTCAGGTCGATTCCTAATGTCCAAAGGCGTTTGTAATCTTTTGCTCCGAGTAACTTGCCGGATATAGCGTTACCTGCATTGGCATATCCGTCGATAAAAAATGATGAGAATAACCAGATATTCATCGCAATTGTCTGCGCTGCAATATACTCGTTGCCATAACCTGTGGCGTATTTATTTGCGAGATATATGGCATAGTTCAGTGCGGCAGTACGTATAAACAGGTTTAGGCTCATTTTTATAAGATTGCCCAGTTCGGGATGTATGCTACGGCTAAGTTTCAGGTTGAATTCTGTGTTTTTGAGGTATAAGTAAATACTAATAAGCATCATAACAAATTGTGAGATCAAACTTGCATAGGCTGCACCTTCTATTCCCATGGCCGGGATATTTGCATAACCGAAAACCAGAATAAAGTCGAGAATTATATTTATTACTCCTCCAATAATAGAAATATACATGGCCCAAATAGTATTCTGCATCCCTCTGAAAACTCCAAATATTGAGAAGGTAATCAAGGTGAACGGGAACCCGAATGCCCTAATTTTGAAATACGACACTGCATAATCCAATATCAATCCGTCGGCATTGTAGAGTCGGAAGATCTCGTAGGAGAAAATTGATGTGATGTAATAAACCAGCAGACTGAGCAGTAAATTCATGAAAATAGTCTGGGGAACAAGTGCTTTTACTTCTTTGAGTTTTCCTGCCCCGAGATATTGTGAAACTATTGCTGAAATAGCTGTTTTAGTCTGTGCCAATACCCAAATCAGAGCCGATAGAAAGGAACCTGCAATACCAACTGCAGCCAGAACTTCAGTTGCGTTATCGGGAACATTACCAACAATGGCAATATCTGATAAAGAGATTAAGGGCTCGGCAATACCCGCCAGAATTGCCGGTATGGCTAGCTTGTTAATTTCTTTGAGGGATATTCTTGACATGAGTTAATGCTATAATGGTTTATTGTAAAATCACAATAATAGTTCGTAACAGTGAAAAGGATGTTCGCTTTGTTTTGGGAAATATATGTCATCCAGTTTTTTATATCCCCTGTTTTGATAGAATTTATTATTACGCGGATTTTTACTGAAAGTATCAAGCCTTACACTTGTATATCCCATCGAATGAGCAAAACCTTCGGCAAAATCCATTAATTCTTTGGCGTAACCTTTTCTCTGATAGTCGGGATGAACAGCCAGTCGGTGGATATAGATACTTGTTCCCTGTGGGCTTAGCCATTTAATGTTTTCGTATTCTTCATCTTCAATTTCGGTTATCACAATTATACCGTAAATTTTACTCTCGTCTTTTATACAAAACAATTCCCCTCTTGAGATATCTTCACTCAATTTATTTTTTGGAGGATACTTTTCATTCCACTGATATATTCCATTCGAAATCATATTCGAAGCACAGGCTTTCGTTAAGGAGTGAATTTCTTCTATATCATTCTTTTCGGCTAAACTTATTAACATTTTATGGGAGATTATATAGTTGACAAAATTAGCATTTAATAGTGCATTAGCAAACGTAGAAAAATTTATCAGGAGATGTTTTTTATTTTATTATGAGAGGGGTATAGGTGTAAGTTTTGTTTATAATGTCGAAATTTGCAGAGATAAAAAGAAACAATGTAAATGGAAGATAAAATGCCATCGGTATTATGGACGGGAAAGCTTTCTTTTTTATCGAAATTGTTGGTTAATTTCGGTAATGCAATCGCATGGGCAACAGGCTATACCAAGAATGTTGATGCAATGAAAAAAAGGACAGAGAAAGGCTATTCAGGAGCATTGACCGACGATATTGCTAATTACGACAAACTTGGACTAAAGCACTATAGTAAAATCTCTGAAGCTCTTTTATACGGTAAATCGTTTATGGG is a genomic window of Bacteroidota bacterium containing:
- a CDS encoding MATE family efflux transporter; amino-acid sequence: MSRISLKEINKLAIPAILAGIAEPLISLSDIAIVGNVPDNATEVLAAVGIAGSFLSALIWVLAQTKTAISAIVSQYLGAGKLKEVKALVPQTIFMNLLLSLLVYYITSIFSYEIFRLYNADGLILDYAVSYFKIRAFGFPFTLITFSIFGVFRGMQNTIWAMYISIIGGVINIILDFILVFGYANIPAMGIEGAAYASLISQFVMMLISIYLYLKNTEFNLKLSRSIHPELGNLIKMSLNLFIRTAALNYAIYLANKYATGYGNEYIAAQTIAMNIWLFSSFFIDGYANAGNAISGKLLGAKDYKRLWTLGIDLSKYSVFVAVVLGALYTVGYYTIGRIFIADREVLNIFYSIFWMVIAMQPINALAFTFDGIFKGLGEAKYLRNVLIAATFIGFAPTIYISDYFDLKLYGIWIAFTVWMLIRSLSLIVKFRVKYLS
- a CDS encoding GNAT family N-acetyltransferase; the protein is MLISLAEKNDIEEIHSLTKACASNMISNGIYQWNEKYPPKNKLSEDISRGELFCIKDESKIYGIIVITEIEDEEYENIKWLSPQGTSIYIHRLAVHPDYQRKGYAKELMDFAEGFAHSMGYTSVRLDTFSKNPRNNKFYQNRGYKKLDDIYFPKQSEHPFHCYELLL